In one Diprion similis isolate iyDipSimi1 chromosome 6, iyDipSimi1.1, whole genome shotgun sequence genomic region, the following are encoded:
- the LOC124406600 gene encoding uncharacterized protein LOC124406600 isoform X2: protein MSFLINQCIFRNMKRSVHEISRLRCILTEIKTGFVENKKFLPSLQQSCRFTSDSNAFDNKQISETEKIYQGSMTKQVRTIKVFTLITSITGIISQPMLYAKFEEIGLSPAMVGFGAFYGFFTLISPLLIHLVTKRYVTQIEYNSKEDYYTAYTYTFFVQRKKDSVYTRRCSGPRHSKNADNLCGEEQFIVRRSKNVRGYRPLQADNGI, encoded by the exons ATGTCATTTTTAATAAACCAATGCATATTTAGAAACATGAAGAGATCGGTACACGAAATAAGCCGACTCAGATGCATATTAACGGAAATAAAAACCGGCTTCGTTGAAAATAAG aaatttttaccCAGCTTACAACAGTCATGCAGGTTCACCTCAGACAGTAATGCCTTTGATAACAAGCAGATAtcagaaactgaaaaaatatatcaaggTTCTATGACGAAACAAGTCAGAACCATCAAAGTCTTTACACTCATCACCTCGATCACCGGTATAATTTCGCAGCCAATGCTCTATGCGAAGTTTGAAGAAATAGGTCTCTCACCTGCAATGGTTGGCTTTGGCGCGTTCTATGGATTCTTTACATTGATATCTCCATTATTGATACACCTAGTAACCAAAAGATATGTTACTCAAATAGAATACAATTCTAAAGAGGATTACTATACCGCATATACGTACACCTTCTTTGTACAACGAAAAA AAGATTCAGTTTACACCAGACGATGTTCAGGTCCCAGACATTCCAAGAATGCTGACAACCTTTGTGGTGAAGAACAATTCATTGTTCGTAGATCCAAAAATGTTCGAGGATATAGGCCATTACAAGCGGATAATGGGATATGA
- the LOC124406600 gene encoding transmembrane protein 70 homolog, mitochondrial isoform X1: MSFLINQCIFRNMKRSVHEISRLRCILTEIKTGFVENKKFLPSLQQSCRFTSDSNAFDNKQISETEKIYQGSMTKQVRTIKVFTLITSITGIISQPMLYAKFEEIGLSPAMVGFGAFYGFFTLISPLLIHLVTKRYVTQIEYNSKEDYYTAYTYTFFVQRKKIQFTPDDVQVPDIPRMLTTFVVKNNSLFVDPKMFEDIGHYKRIMGYDKPLDFSLDSDSKDDKK; this comes from the exons ATGTCATTTTTAATAAACCAATGCATATTTAGAAACATGAAGAGATCGGTACACGAAATAAGCCGACTCAGATGCATATTAACGGAAATAAAAACCGGCTTCGTTGAAAATAAG aaatttttaccCAGCTTACAACAGTCATGCAGGTTCACCTCAGACAGTAATGCCTTTGATAACAAGCAGATAtcagaaactgaaaaaatatatcaaggTTCTATGACGAAACAAGTCAGAACCATCAAAGTCTTTACACTCATCACCTCGATCACCGGTATAATTTCGCAGCCAATGCTCTATGCGAAGTTTGAAGAAATAGGTCTCTCACCTGCAATGGTTGGCTTTGGCGCGTTCTATGGATTCTTTACATTGATATCTCCATTATTGATACACCTAGTAACCAAAAGATATGTTACTCAAATAGAATACAATTCTAAAGAGGATTACTATACCGCATATACGTACACCTTCTTTGTACAACGAAAAAAG ATTCAGTTTACACCAGACGATGTTCAGGTCCCAGACATTCCAAGAATGCTGACAACCTTTGTGGTGAAGAACAATTCATTGTTCGTAGATCCAAAAATGTTCGAGGATATAGGCCATTACAAGCGGATAATGGGATATGATAAGCCATTAGATTTTTCCCTAGATTCAGATTCtaaagatgataaaaaataa